GCCGGGCATGGCCGGTGCGGCGGCGCACCCCGCCCCGCTCACCGTCATCCAGGCCAGCAGCGGCGCGCAGATCCACTTGGTGCCGGTGGCGGACGTCGTGGTGTTCGAGGCGGCCGACAAGTACGTGCGCGTGCTGACCGCCACGCAGGAGTACCTGATCCGCACGCCCCTCAAGGAACTGGCCGCCCAGCTCGACGCGAACACTTTCTGGCAGGTGCACCGCGGCACCCTGGTGCGCGCCAGCGCCATCGCCTCAGCTATGCGCGACGAATCAGGACGGTTGCACCTGCGCCTGCGCGAGCGGCCCGAAACCCTGGCAGTGAGCCGGCTCTACGCCCACCGCTTCAAGGCGATGTAGCGCCCGAGCGCCACGAAAGCCGAGGCGAAGCGACCCGGCAGCAAACGCCGCCGGCCCGCCGAATCACAAAGTCAGCGGTTGGCCGCGAGCAGCAGCCCGCCGGCGCCCATGAAGAATCCGCCCGTCGCCTTGTTCAGCCGCACCACGCCGCGCTGCGACCGGATCACCCGGCGAATCTGCCGCCCGCCCGTGGCGTACACGGCGGTGGAGACGAACTCGGCCATCAGGTACACCGAACCCAGCACCAGGAACTGGTGCGCCGCGGGCTGGGCGGGGTCGATGAACTGGGGAAACACCGCGGCGAACAGGATGATCGCCTTGGGATTGGTGATGCCCAGCAGGAACTCCTGCAGGATCAGAGAGCGGATCGGCACCGCAGTTGCCGAGGGCGTGGCCTCGCTGCCCTCCACCAGTTCCAGCCCGCCGAACTCCTGGCTGCGCCAGGCCTTCCAGCCCAGCCAGAACAGGTAGCACGCCCCCACCCATTTCACGACCGTGAAGGCCGCCTCGGAAGCCAGCAGCATCGCGCCCAGGCCCACGGCGGACACCGTCAAAAAGATGGCGAACGCCGCCGCACGCCCGATGGTGGCCACCAGCGCCGTGCCCACGCCGGCCCGGATGCCGTTGTTCAGGCCGCAGAAATTGTTGGGGCCGGGCGTGAGCGCGATCGCCACGGCCACGGGTGCGAAAAGAAGGGCGTCCATACCAGGCTCCTGAATGGCAACGGAAGGGAAAGAAACAAGCAGGAAAAGTGCGCAGAAGGATCGCAGTGTAGGCCGGGAAGGCGCCGGCTGCGAGCCCGCGCGGCGGCGGGCGGTGCACGGCGTTGCCGGGCACCCTCAGGACAAATCGATGACCGCGTTCCAAGGCACGCCCGCGAGCGCATCGTAGTGCGCCACCAGCACGGTGCCCGGCCCGCCCTGCGCCGCCCGCTGCGCCAGCACCTGCTGCAGGTACTGCACCGACGGGCGGTCCAGGCCGGCCACCGGCTCGTCCACCAGCACCAGCGGCGCCCCGCACGCGAAAGCGGCCGCCAAAAGCGCCTTGCGCCGCGTGCCGGTGGACAGCTGCTCCATCGCCTTGGGCAGGTGGCTCTCCAGCCCGAACCCCGCCACATGCCCCTGCAGCGCCGAAGCGTCCCACGCCGGATGGTGGCTGGCCAGCGCACCGAACCATGCCGCTGGGCTGGTGCTATCGAGCGCCGTCGCGCGCGGGTCGGCCCAGAACACCGCGCCTGCCTCCTTCGCGGCCCGGTCGCTGCACGCTCGCCCGCTCCGCCAGACGGTGCCGCCCTGGGGTTGCAGCTCTCCGGCCAGCAGGCGCAGCAGCGTGGTCTTGCCCGAGCCCTCATCGCCCCGCACCAGCGTCGCGCCCGGCGCGGCATGGGCGGTGAAGCCGTCGAATACGGCCGGGCCCTGCACATGGGCAAAGCGCAGGCCGTCGCACAGCAAAGTGGCAGAAAGTGTCGTCGAGTCAGGCATGGCGGGGTTCACAGGGGCGAAGAGTGATCGAGGGAGCCGCCCACGTGCGTGGGCGCTGCACATTCTGTGGCAAAGCGCGTCCGAACCTGCCCGAAAATATCCCCTGCTGCGCCACCCCCGGCGCCTTCCTTTCAAGAACCTGAAGCCCCATGACCCTGCGCTACCTGGAATTCGACTACAGCGAGGACGACGAAGGCACCGGCACCTGGGATGCCATGGCCAGCGTGACCGAAGAGCACTTGCAGGCCCTGCACGCGGAGATCGCACAGGTGCTGGGCTGGGCCCACGCCACCTTCCCGAACCAGAACGGCGCCATCGAGGACGGCGCCGCCTGGGACTACGACCTGCAGGCCGTGCGGGAGGTCTCCACCGTGCAGTCCCTGGTTTTCGACGAGGCCACCCGGCGCCTCGTTTCCACACCCGGCACACCCGCGGCACCGCGGCATACGGTGACGCTCTCGATCAGCGGGAACGCGGCGTTCTGCGAGGAATTCCGACCGCGCTTCGGAGGCGAGTGAGCACCCGATGAAGCCGTGGGCGCGGGCCAGCGATCCCCGGCCGCCATCCCCATTGCGCATGCCGCTATCATCCCGCGGCCTGCGAAGACGGGCAGAAAAAAAGGGAGGTGAATCGTGAGCGTGGCATTCAAAGACCCGTGCGGTTCGCCATGTCACGGCATCACGAATCGAATTTCAATGGCATGGAAACAATGGCTGCGGAGCGAGCCCGCAGAACCCGTGGTCAACGGGCGAATGCAATATGGACCAGGAAAGGGAATGATCAAACAGGTCTTCGAAGGCCTCGATGCTTCGCAAAAGAGGGTCCGAAAAATCGCGACCATCGACCCGA
This region of Acidovorax sp. GBBC 1281 genomic DNA includes:
- a CDS encoding ABC transporter ATP-binding protein, translating into MPDSTTLSATLLCDGLRFAHVQGPAVFDGFTAHAAPGATLVRGDEGSGKTTLLRLLAGELQPQGGTVWRSGRACSDRAAKEAGAVFWADPRATALDSTSPAAWFGALASHHPAWDASALQGHVAGFGLESHLPKAMEQLSTGTRRKALLAAAFACGAPLVLVDEPVAGLDRPSVQYLQQVLAQRAAQGGPGTVLVAHYDALAGVPWNAVIDLS
- a CDS encoding LysE family translocator — protein: MDALLFAPVAVAIALTPGPNNFCGLNNGIRAGVGTALVATIGRAAAFAIFLTVSAVGLGAMLLASEAAFTVVKWVGACYLFWLGWKAWRSQEFGGLELVEGSEATPSATAVPIRSLILQEFLLGITNPKAIILFAAVFPQFIDPAQPAAHQFLVLGSVYLMAEFVSTAVYATGGRQIRRVIRSQRGVVRLNKATGGFFMGAGGLLLAANR